In Nonomuraea sp. NBC_00507, the following are encoded in one genomic region:
- a CDS encoding S1C family serine protease produces MRGLGNPRGPEFVTLPVEDRPGVTIPQGPRTAPTTPKAPPRGRLLVAAALVAAVTGAAAGAAGARLFEGSEPAPAAAALPRVAPAPSASLGGLSATAARVLPSVVSVEVGRGGGSGFVVDDRGHILTNAHVVQGSDQVTVILNDGRRLSAQVIGEDDDEDLAVLEVSYPGDLTPATLGRSGDLAVGDQVLAIGSPLGLSGTVTAGIVSALDREVRLGGAPRTAVQTDASINPGNSGGPLVNARGEVVGVNTAIAAGRGGGNIGIGFAIPIDRAAPIAERIIRN; encoded by the coding sequence GTGAGGGGGCTGGGCAACCCGCGCGGGCCGGAGTTCGTCACTCTGCCGGTGGAGGACCGCCCCGGCGTCACGATTCCGCAGGGGCCCAGAACGGCCCCGACGACACCCAAGGCCCCGCCCAGGGGACGCCTGCTGGTGGCCGCCGCGCTCGTCGCGGCGGTCACCGGGGCGGCGGCGGGCGCGGCGGGGGCCCGGCTCTTCGAAGGGTCCGAGCCGGCCCCCGCCGCTGCCGCCCTCCCCAGGGTGGCGCCCGCCCCCTCGGCAAGCCTCGGCGGACTCAGCGCGACGGCGGCCCGGGTGCTGCCCAGCGTGGTGTCGGTGGAGGTCGGCCGGGGCGGCGGATCGGGGTTCGTGGTGGACGATCGCGGTCACATCCTCACCAACGCGCACGTGGTGCAGGGCTCCGACCAGGTGACCGTGATACTCAACGACGGCCGCCGGCTGTCGGCCCAGGTGATCGGCGAGGACGACGACGAGGACCTGGCCGTGCTGGAGGTGTCGTACCCGGGCGACCTGACACCCGCCACGCTCGGCAGGTCGGGGGACCTGGCGGTCGGTGACCAGGTGCTCGCGATCGGCTCGCCCCTGGGCCTGTCGGGCACGGTCACCGCCGGCATCGTCAGCGCGCTGGACCGCGAGGTGCGGCTGGGCGGCGCCCCGCGGACGGCCGTGCAGACGGACGCGTCGATCAACCCGGGCAACTCGGGCGGACCGCTGGTGAACGCCCGGGGTGAGGTCGTCGGCGTGAACACCGCGATCGCGGCCGGGCGGGGCGGCGGCAACATCGGCATCGGCTTTGCCATCCCCATCGACCGGGCCGCTCCCATCGCGGAACGCATTATCCGAAACTAG
- a CDS encoding VWA domain-containing protein — protein sequence MTLLAPIWLLLLIPVALLAVTYVIVQLRRSAYAVRFTNLDLLDKVAPTGPGWRRHLPAAALLLMFALLVVGFARPQAEVTVPRERATIMVAFDVSASMGATDVSPNRFEAAKQAARQFVRGLPERFNLGLVSFSSNASIAVPPTTDRQAVLMAIDRLSMDSGTAIGEAVYSSLEAIASLDSQEEAPPAHIVLLSDGSNTTGRTVTDAAAEAANRGVPVTTIAYGTPGGTINLSGREVPVPVDGPALRGMAEAAGGGFYEAASGDELQAVYDDIGTSVGFRTERQEVWQWFVAAGLIFALIAAVTSMLWFSRLP from the coding sequence ATGACCTTGCTCGCACCCATCTGGTTGCTGCTGCTCATCCCCGTGGCCCTGCTCGCCGTCACCTACGTGATCGTGCAGCTGCGGCGCAGCGCGTACGCCGTCCGCTTCACCAACCTCGACCTGCTCGACAAGGTCGCGCCGACAGGGCCGGGATGGCGGCGGCACCTGCCGGCGGCGGCGCTGCTGCTGATGTTCGCCCTGCTCGTGGTGGGTTTCGCCCGGCCGCAGGCCGAGGTCACGGTGCCCAGGGAGCGCGCGACGATCATGGTGGCGTTCGACGTGTCCGCGTCGATGGGCGCCACCGACGTCTCCCCGAACCGCTTCGAGGCGGCCAAGCAGGCGGCCAGGCAGTTCGTGCGGGGCCTGCCGGAGCGGTTCAACCTGGGCCTGGTGTCGTTCTCGTCGAACGCCTCGATCGCCGTGCCGCCGACCACGGACCGGCAGGCGGTGCTGATGGCGATCGACCGGCTCAGCATGGACTCCGGCACCGCGATCGGCGAGGCGGTCTACTCCTCGCTGGAGGCCATCGCCTCCCTCGACTCGCAGGAGGAGGCGCCGCCCGCGCACATCGTGCTGCTGTCGGACGGCTCCAACACCACCGGCCGCACGGTCACCGACGCCGCGGCGGAGGCGGCCAACCGGGGCGTCCCGGTCACCACCATCGCCTACGGCACGCCCGGCGGCACCATCAACCTGTCTGGACGCGAGGTCCCGGTGCCGGTGGACGGCCCGGCGCTGCGCGGTATGGCGGAGGCGGCGGGCGGCGGCTTCTACGAGGCGGCGAGCGGCGACGAGCTGCAGGCGGTCTACGACGACATCGGCACCTCGGTCGGCTTCCGGACCGAGCGTCAGGAGGTATGGCAGTGGTTCGTGGCGGCGGGCTTGATCTTCGCGTTGATCGCGGCGGTGACGTCGATGCTGTGGTTCTCGAGGCTCCCGTGA
- a CDS encoding DUF58 domain-containing protein: protein MKPYLMAEPALRRLELTITRRLDGLLQGEHLGLLPGPGSEPAETRPYQPDDDVRRMDWNVTARTNVPHVRDLVADRELEIWALLDATASMDFGTAAMEKRELALSALAAVGFLTQRTGNRIGTHMLHGGGVRTLPARTGRPHLMAVLQAAFGLPRTPPGVAEPLLGVAAEQLGRVVRRRGLMVVVSDFLDPPETWELPLRKLTARHQVLAVEVLDPRELTLPNVGILTLIDPESGRRREVSTASARLRRRYAEAAAGQRDAIAQAMRRAGATHLRLRTDRDWVRDLVKHVMRQRRLATLAASPALPARPPTPSPGEPNAGGPSAGGPSAGGPSVGGPATGRPPGGGDAA from the coding sequence ATGAAGCCGTATCTGATGGCAGAGCCCGCGCTGCGCAGGCTCGAGCTGACGATCACCAGGAGGCTGGATGGACTGCTCCAGGGCGAACACCTGGGGCTGCTGCCAGGTCCCGGGAGCGAGCCGGCGGAGACCAGGCCGTACCAACCGGACGACGACGTGCGGCGGATGGACTGGAACGTCACCGCCCGCACGAACGTGCCCCACGTGCGCGACCTGGTCGCCGACCGGGAGCTGGAGATCTGGGCCCTGCTCGACGCCACCGCCAGCATGGACTTCGGCACCGCGGCGATGGAGAAGCGGGAACTGGCCCTGTCCGCGCTGGCCGCGGTCGGCTTCCTCACCCAGCGGACCGGCAACCGCATCGGCACCCACATGCTGCATGGCGGCGGCGTCAGGACGTTGCCCGCCAGGACGGGCCGGCCGCACCTGATGGCCGTGCTGCAGGCCGCGTTCGGGCTGCCCCGCACGCCGCCTGGGGTGGCCGAGCCGCTGCTCGGCGTGGCGGCCGAGCAGCTGGGCCGGGTGGTGCGCCGGCGCGGCCTGATGGTCGTCGTGTCCGACTTCCTGGACCCTCCCGAGACGTGGGAGCTGCCGCTGCGCAAGCTCACCGCCCGGCACCAGGTGCTGGCCGTGGAGGTGCTCGACCCGCGCGAGCTGACCCTGCCCAACGTCGGGATCCTGACGCTGATCGACCCGGAGAGCGGGCGGCGGCGCGAGGTCTCGACCGCCAGCGCGCGGCTGCGGCGCAGGTACGCCGAGGCGGCGGCCGGGCAACGCGACGCCATCGCGCAGGCGATGCGCCGGGCCGGGGCCACCCACCTGCGGCTGCGTACCGACCGGGACTGGGTGCGCGACCTGGTCAAGCACGTCATGAGACAGCGCCGCCTGGCCACGCTGGCCGCCAGCCCGGCACTCCCCGCGCGCCCGCCGACCCCGAGCCCGGGTGAGCCCAATGCGGGTGGCCCCAGTGCGGGTGGCCCCAGTGCGGGCGGTCCGAGTGTGGGCGGTCCCGCCACGGGTCGCCCGCCCGGCGGAGGTGATGCGGCATGA
- a CDS encoding AAA family ATPase — MTEHALLERALFEVKRVIVGQDHMVERLLVAVLAKGHCLLEGVPGIAKTLAAETMASVVGGTFARIQFTPDLVPSDIVGTRIYRPSTESFDIELGPVMANLLLADEINRAPAKVQSALLEIMAERQVSIGGVTHDVPTPFLVLATQNPIESEGVYHLPEAQRDRFLMKIDVDYPSESEELAIVYRMSVDPPTPQPILDPARVIALQRRAEEVFVHHAVAEYAVRLVYATRDPDRYGVQDVRRLLAFGASPRATLGLLAAGRALALLRGRDYVLPEDVRDLAHDVMAHRLVLSFDALADGVLPRQIVDRVLAAVPLPVIAPQQHDGQPQMPHQQEAVA, encoded by the coding sequence ATGACTGAACACGCGCTCCTGGAAAGGGCGCTGTTCGAGGTCAAGCGGGTGATCGTCGGGCAAGATCATATGGTCGAGCGGCTGCTCGTGGCGGTGCTCGCCAAGGGGCACTGCCTGCTCGAAGGCGTGCCCGGCATCGCCAAGACGCTCGCCGCCGAGACCATGGCCTCCGTGGTCGGCGGCACGTTCGCGCGCATTCAGTTCACGCCCGACCTGGTGCCCTCCGACATCGTCGGCACCAGGATCTACCGGCCCTCGACCGAGAGCTTCGACATCGAGCTCGGCCCGGTCATGGCCAACCTGCTGCTCGCCGACGAGATCAACAGGGCGCCCGCGAAGGTGCAGTCGGCCCTGCTGGAGATCATGGCCGAGCGGCAGGTCAGCATCGGCGGCGTCACCCATGACGTGCCGACGCCGTTCCTGGTGCTGGCCACGCAGAACCCGATCGAGTCCGAAGGCGTCTACCACCTGCCCGAGGCGCAGCGCGACCGCTTCCTCATGAAGATCGACGTGGACTATCCCAGCGAATCGGAGGAGCTGGCGATCGTCTACCGCATGAGCGTGGACCCGCCCACGCCGCAGCCGATCCTCGACCCCGCCCGCGTCATCGCGCTGCAGCGGCGGGCCGAGGAGGTCTTCGTGCACCACGCGGTCGCCGAGTACGCCGTCCGCCTCGTCTACGCCACCCGCGACCCCGACCGGTACGGGGTGCAGGACGTGCGGCGGCTGCTGGCGTTCGGCGCGAGCCCCAGGGCCACACTCGGCCTGCTGGCCGCCGGCCGGGCGCTGGCGCTGCTGCGGGGACGCGACTACGTGCTGCCGGAGGACGTACGGGACCTGGCGCACGACGTCATGGCCCACCGGCTGGTGCTCTCCTTCGACGCGCTGGCCGACGGCGTGCTGCCCCGGCAGATCGTCGACCGGGTGCTGGCGGCCGTGCCGCTGCCGGTCATCGCCCCGCAGCAGCACGACGGGCAGCCCCAGATGCCCCACCAGCAGGAAGCCGTGGCATGA
- a CDS encoding dienelactone hydrolase family protein, which yields MTPIQRYLAEEVAHDHADGLIPRREALRRLALMGLGLPAATALLAACGAPEEAAAPTTAAATTPAPAPTTASPAGPSPLPTEAITFAGPEGTTLQAAWAAAEGDAKGAVLVIHENRGLTDHIRSVAGRLAASGYSALALDLLSREGGTASFADTAQATAKLGEIQPERFVADMKAAVGELGRRAEGAKLGMMGFCFGGGMTWLLLSSAEPRLAAAVPFYGPLPDNADMAGTKAAVLGVYAEQDDRVNATRDAAEAALQKAGLTHEIVTFPGVGHAFFNDTGQRYNAQAASQAYERVLDWFGRHLS from the coding sequence ATGACGCCCATCCAGCGCTACCTCGCCGAAGAGGTGGCCCACGACCACGCGGACGGCCTCATCCCCCGCCGCGAGGCGCTGCGGCGGCTCGCACTCATGGGCCTGGGACTGCCCGCCGCCACCGCCCTCCTGGCGGCCTGCGGCGCTCCCGAGGAGGCCGCCGCGCCCACCACAGCGGCGGCGACCACGCCCGCTCCCGCCCCTACGACGGCGAGCCCGGCGGGGCCCTCGCCGCTGCCGACGGAGGCGATCACGTTCGCCGGGCCCGAGGGCACGACGTTGCAGGCCGCGTGGGCGGCCGCCGAGGGCGACGCCAAGGGCGCCGTCCTGGTGATCCACGAGAACCGCGGCCTCACCGACCACATCCGCTCGGTCGCCGGCCGCCTGGCCGCGAGCGGCTACTCGGCCCTGGCTCTCGACCTGCTGTCGCGGGAGGGCGGCACCGCTTCGTTCGCCGACACCGCGCAGGCCACCGCCAAGCTCGGGGAGATCCAGCCTGAGCGGTTCGTGGCCGACATGAAGGCCGCGGTGGGCGAGCTGGGCCGGCGGGCCGAAGGGGCGAAGCTCGGCATGATGGGCTTCTGCTTCGGCGGCGGGATGACGTGGTTGCTGCTGTCGTCCGCCGAGCCCCGCCTGGCCGCCGCCGTGCCGTTCTACGGACCGCTGCCGGACAACGCGGACATGGCCGGCACCAAGGCCGCCGTCCTCGGGGTGTACGCCGAGCAGGACGACCGGGTGAACGCCACCAGGGACGCTGCCGAGGCCGCCCTGCAGAAGGCCGGGCTGACGCACGAGATCGTGACGTTCCCCGGCGTGGGGCACGCGTTCTTCAACGACACGGGACAGCGGTACAACGCGCAGGCGGCTTCCCAGGCGTACGAGCGGGTCCTGGACTGGTTCGGCCGCCACCTGTCCTGA